The following proteins come from a genomic window of Pseudomonas syringae:
- a CDS encoding AAA family ATPase — translation MGRKLDACLSAINEVVLGKEAQVRLAMTCLIGGGHLLIEDLPGMGKTTLSHALAKILGLSYQRIQFTSDLLPGDILGTSVFDRDSGQFTFHPGPIFAELVLADEINRATPKSQSALLEAMEEGQVSIEGATRLLPDPFFVIATQNPFSSGGTFALPESQLDRFLMRISMGYPARAAEKALLLGESRRELLPRLQPILDHALLGQLQAEARQVRASDALVDYVLRLVDATRSQPQFAYGLSPRASLAILAAARAWAMLLGRDYVIPEDVQAVLPSVVGHRLRERSDPTGHGGGALVQWLLREVPVL, via the coding sequence ATGGGTAGAAAACTCGATGCGTGCCTGAGCGCCATCAATGAAGTGGTGTTAGGCAAGGAAGCGCAGGTACGACTGGCCATGACCTGTCTGATCGGCGGCGGGCATTTGCTGATCGAAGATTTGCCGGGCATGGGCAAGACCACCCTCAGTCATGCCCTGGCGAAGATTCTCGGCCTGAGTTATCAGCGCATTCAGTTCACGTCCGATCTGTTGCCCGGCGACATCCTGGGTACGTCGGTGTTTGATCGGGACAGCGGACAATTTACCTTTCATCCGGGGCCGATTTTCGCCGAACTGGTGCTGGCCGATGAAATCAATCGCGCCACGCCAAAAAGCCAGAGCGCGCTGCTGGAAGCTATGGAGGAAGGCCAGGTCTCCATCGAAGGCGCGACCCGTCTGCTGCCCGATCCGTTTTTCGTGATTGCGACCCAGAACCCGTTCAGTTCCGGCGGCACCTTTGCGCTGCCCGAGTCTCAGCTCGACAGATTTCTGATGCGTATTTCCATGGGCTATCCGGCCAGAGCAGCGGAGAAAGCCTTGTTGCTCGGCGAATCGCGTCGCGAACTGTTGCCGCGTCTGCAACCGATTCTGGATCACGCGCTGCTTGGGCAGTTGCAGGCCGAAGCGCGGCAGGTGCGGGCCAGCGATGCGCTGGTTGATTATGTACTGAGGCTGGTGGATGCGACGCGCAGCCAGCCGCAGTTTGCCTACGGGCTGTCGCCCAGAGCGAGCCTGGCAATCCTGGCAGCGGCGCGCGCCTGGGCGATGTTGCTCGGGCGCGACTACGTGATTCCCGAAGACGTGCAGGCTGTGCTGCCTTCGGTGGTCGGCCACCGGCTGCGCGAACGCAGCGATCCGACCGGGCATGGCGGCGGGGCGCTGGTGCAATGGCTGTTGCGCGAGGTGCCGGTCCTTTGA
- a CDS encoding DUF58 domain-containing protein, with amino-acid sequence MAVARGAGPLIQSFRPLWQRWLAKRIPPASRIALDHRRIFIMPTRTGLIFMLVLVLMLLVAINYQNSLAYGLTFLLMSIGVLAILHTYRNISGLILSAGIARSVFVGEPVQLRLRLESAGQAHHALGLGWTAAALQAGDVVPRGLTDLELSLPAEKRGWLHAPRLRIESVFPLGLFRAWSWLDLEQSALIYPRPLAGAMPLLKGVQPHAEDNGQATRGAGVDDYQGLRPYQPGDNRGRLHWKAYSRGQGLLVKDFTDLSGHDLCLDFMALGGDIEERLSRLCYWVLELSQRRQPFALRLPGFLSTVDSGDAHREACLRALALYGRRS; translated from the coding sequence ATGGCTGTTGCGCGAGGTGCCGGTCCTTTGATCCAGTCGTTCAGACCGCTCTGGCAACGCTGGCTGGCAAAACGCATTCCACCGGCGTCGCGAATTGCGCTTGATCATCGGCGCATCTTCATCATGCCGACGCGCACCGGCCTGATCTTCATGCTGGTATTGGTGCTCATGCTGCTGGTGGCCATCAACTACCAGAACAGTCTGGCGTATGGGCTGACGTTCCTGCTGATGTCGATCGGTGTGCTGGCCATTCTGCACACCTACCGCAACATCAGCGGTCTGATTCTCAGTGCCGGTATCGCGCGCTCGGTGTTTGTCGGCGAACCGGTGCAACTGCGTCTGCGTCTGGAAAGCGCCGGGCAGGCGCATCATGCACTCGGGTTAGGCTGGACCGCCGCCGCCCTGCAAGCGGGCGATGTAGTGCCACGCGGGCTGACTGATCTGGAACTGAGCCTGCCCGCCGAAAAGCGTGGCTGGCTGCACGCGCCCCGATTACGCATCGAAAGCGTGTTCCCGCTCGGCCTCTTTCGCGCCTGGAGCTGGCTGGACCTGGAGCAGAGCGCCTTGATCTATCCCCGGCCACTGGCGGGAGCGATGCCACTGCTCAAGGGGGTGCAGCCTCACGCTGAAGATAATGGGCAAGCGACCCGCGGCGCTGGCGTCGATGATTATCAGGGCTTGCGCCCTTACCAGCCGGGTGACAACCGCGGTCGTCTGCACTGGAAGGCGTATTCCCGAGGCCAAGGCCTGTTGGTCAAGGATTTCACCGACCTGAGCGGCCATGACCTGTGTCTGGATTTCATGGCGCTGGGCGGTGATATCGAGGAACGGCTTTCGCGCCTGTGTTACTGGGTGCTGGAGCTGTCGCAACGGCGCCAGCCATTTGCCTTGCGTCTGCCGGGTTTTCTGTCGACGGTGGACAGTGGCGATGCGCACCGCGAAGCCTGCCTGCGCGCACTGGCGCTGTACGGTCGCCGATCGTGA